The Acidobacteriota bacterium genome includes a region encoding these proteins:
- a CDS encoding carbamoyltransferase, with the protein MTTILGISAFYHDSAAALVVDGRIVAAAQEERFTRRKHDHHFPSNALAYCLREGGIAAADLDFVGFYDKPLAKFDRLTETYAAVGPRGFRSYLKAMPLWLKSKLHLPREIDNALGQAFRGRYVFADHHESHAASAFFPSPFDDAAILTLDGVGEWSTTTLGHGRGNRLRLTHEIRFPHSLGLLYSAFTYYTGFRVNSGEYKVMGLAPYGEPRFKELILEHLIHVRPDGSFWMDQRYFNYCSGMTMTSPKFHQLFGGPPRHPESPLTQREMDLAASVQAVCEEVMLRCARQVHAVTGSKNLVMAGGVALNCVGNGRILREGPFERIWIQPAAGDAGGALGVAQLIWHHVLAEPRVVGCEDVLHGSLLGPRFPNAEVRAALDAAGARYHVIEREDDLLDRVTDLLLDEKVVGWVQDRMEFGPRALGARSILGDPRSTKMQSVMNLKIKFRESFRPFAPSVLRDHAAEYFEMPADADSPYMLLVLPVQAQQRTAGSDERMRGFTGIEKLNVPRSTVPAVTHVDYSARVQTVTPAANGRYYRLIKRFHERAGCPMLVNTSFNIRGEPIVGTPQDAFRCFMGTDMDALVLEDALLLKSEQARLELSDRKAYQAAFALD; encoded by the coding sequence ATGACCACCATTCTCGGGATTTCGGCCTTCTATCATGACTCGGCAGCCGCACTGGTGGTGGATGGACGCATCGTGGCTGCCGCCCAGGAGGAACGTTTCACGCGCCGCAAGCATGACCATCATTTCCCCTCGAATGCCCTGGCGTATTGCTTGCGCGAGGGGGGGATCGCGGCAGCCGACCTGGACTTTGTTGGCTTTTACGACAAGCCGCTGGCGAAGTTCGACCGGCTGACTGAGACCTACGCTGCGGTCGGGCCGCGGGGGTTCAGGTCCTACCTGAAGGCGATGCCGCTCTGGCTAAAGTCCAAGCTGCACCTGCCGCGCGAGATCGACAACGCGCTGGGGCAGGCCTTTCGCGGGCGCTACGTGTTCGCCGACCATCACGAATCTCACGCGGCGAGCGCGTTCTTTCCGTCGCCATTCGACGACGCGGCGATCCTGACGCTGGACGGCGTTGGCGAGTGGTCGACGACGACACTCGGCCACGGGCGTGGCAACCGGCTCCGGTTGACCCACGAGATCCGGTTCCCACATTCGCTGGGGCTCCTCTATAGCGCGTTCACGTACTACACGGGCTTCCGCGTGAACTCCGGCGAATACAAGGTGATGGGGCTGGCGCCCTATGGGGAGCCGCGGTTCAAGGAGCTGATCCTCGAACATCTGATCCACGTACGGCCCGACGGGTCGTTCTGGATGGATCAGCGCTACTTCAACTACTGCTCTGGCATGACGATGACGAGCCCGAAGTTCCACCAGCTGTTTGGTGGTCCGCCGCGTCATCCCGAGTCGCCGCTGACCCAACGGGAGATGGACCTAGCGGCGTCGGTGCAGGCCGTGTGCGAAGAGGTGATGCTGCGCTGCGCCCGACAGGTGCACGCGGTGACCGGGTCGAAGAACCTGGTGATGGCGGGCGGCGTGGCGCTCAACTGTGTCGGCAACGGCAGAATTCTGCGCGAAGGACCCTTCGAGCGGATCTGGATCCAGCCGGCGGCCGGCGATGCGGGCGGCGCCCTCGGTGTTGCGCAACTCATCTGGCATCACGTCCTCGCCGAGCCGCGAGTCGTCGGTTGCGAGGACGTGCTCCATGGATCGCTGCTCGGCCCACGGTTCCCGAACGCCGAGGTGCGCGCCGCTCTCGATGCGGCGGGTGCGAGGTACCACGTAATTGAAAGAGAAGACGATTTGCTCGATCGCGTGACGGACCTGCTGCTGGACGAAAAGGTCGTGGGCTGGGTGCAGGACCGGATGGAGTTTGGTCCCCGGGCACTCGGGGCGCGTTCGATCCTGGGCGACCCCCGCTCGACCAAGATGCAGTCGGTGATGAACCTGAAGATCAAGTTCCGCGAGAGCTTCCGCCCGTTTGCGCCCTCGGTCCTGCGCGATCACGCGGCGGAGTATTTCGAAATGCCCGCGGATGCCGATAGCCCGTACATGCTCCTCGTGCTGCCGGTGCAGGCCCAACAGCGAACGGCCGGGAGTGACGAGCGCATGCGCGGGTTCACCGGCATCGAGAAACTGAACGTCCCGCGCTCAACGGTGCCTGCGGTCACGCACGTGGATTACTCAGCCCGGGTGCAGACGGTGACGCCCGCAGCCAACGGCCGGTACTACCGGCTGATCAAGCGGTTTCACGAGCGCGCTGGCTGCCCGATGCTCGTCAACACCAGCTTCAACATTCGTGGCGAGCCGATTGTCGGCACGCCCCAGGACGCGTTCCGCTGCTTCATGGGCACCGATATGGACGCCCTCGTGCTCGAGGACGCGCTGCTGCTCAAGAGCGAGCAGGCGCGCCTGGAGCTTTCCGATCGCAAGGCCTACCAGGCGGCCTTCGCGCTCGACTAG
- a CDS encoding glycosyltransferase family 2 protein, with product MSYFSVVIPTHNRARLLDACLTSVFAQRFVDYDVVVVDDGSTDDTPAVLARYGDRVRVCRQQNRGPGAARNVGIRHAQGRYVAFLDSDDVWFPWTLEVYARAIGEAHEPAFVAGKPALFRSLEELRQVAELEPAVLTFDDYYASGEEWRWWGVSSFVVRADALADAGGFTDEWINGEDADLAMRLGLASGFVQVCAPCTFGYREHAGSAIASLERTHAGARYAVTMEQAGRYPGGRARARERRRILTRHVRPVILECLRESRHRDAWRMYRATFVWHLQLRRWRFLLGFPALTLSALWRNGIAGTSVANS from the coding sequence ATGTCGTATTTTTCCGTCGTCATTCCCACCCACAACCGGGCCCGGTTGCTCGACGCTTGTCTCACGTCCGTCTTCGCTCAGCGTTTCGTCGACTACGACGTGGTGGTCGTGGACGACGGGTCGACGGACGACACCCCGGCGGTGCTCGCCCGCTACGGCGACCGCGTTCGGGTGTGCCGGCAGCAGAACCGGGGACCTGGTGCGGCACGCAACGTCGGAATCCGGCACGCGCAGGGCCGCTACGTGGCATTCCTGGACAGCGATGACGTCTGGTTCCCCTGGACGCTCGAGGTGTACGCGCGGGCGATCGGCGAGGCGCACGAGCCGGCGTTCGTGGCCGGCAAACCCGCCCTGTTCCGCTCGCTCGAGGAGCTTCGCCAGGTCGCCGAATTGGAGCCGGCTGTCCTGACGTTCGATGACTACTACGCCTCCGGTGAGGAGTGGCGGTGGTGGGGCGTGTCGTCCTTCGTCGTTCGCGCCGATGCCCTCGCCGACGCCGGTGGCTTCACCGATGAGTGGATCAACGGCGAGGACGCGGACCTCGCTATGCGCCTGGGGCTGGCGAGCGGATTCGTTCAAGTGTGCGCGCCCTGTACGTTCGGTTATCGCGAGCACGCCGGCAGCGCGATTGCCAGCCTCGAGCGCACGCACGCGGGCGCTCGGTACGCGGTCACGATGGAACAGGCCGGGCGCTATCCCGGCGGTCGCGCGCGCGCCCGCGAGCGCCGTCGGATCCTGACCCGTCATGTTCGCCCAGTGATCCTCGAGTGCCTGCGCGAGAGTCGGCACCGCGACGCATGGCGGATGTACCGGGCGACCTTTGTCTGGCACCTGCAGTTGCGGCGCTGGCGATTCCTCTTGGGGTTCCCGGCGCTGACCCTGTCCGCACTCTGGCGCAACGGCATCGCGGGAACATCGGTAGCCAACTCATGA